A section of the Candidatus Binatia bacterium genome encodes:
- a CDS encoding copper-translocating P-type ATPase produces the protein MKPAKDQSWEHWRGVDPVCGMKVDPSEPKGGSALWNGVTFGFCSARCRERFVASPETFLFATDPVCGMRVTRGNAPGGSVKHEGQEFWFCSRHCRDRFLAKAPVSESPATTEEYTCPMHPEVRQIGPGSCPVCGMALEPVSGAWEEGGGELRDLQKRLAVGTVLTIPVLALAMGSMLLPFQLSWPPGAQHWLELVLATPVVWYSGWPFFERAWRSVLARSPNMFTLIGLGVFTAWAYSVVATWWPGILPAGVGHGAEVPVYFEAAAGIVVLVLVGQVLELRARKRTGAALRGLLSLIPAVAVRVEADGREHEIPVSEVRRGDVLRIRPGAKIPLDGVVIEGATVVDESMLTGESVPVPKQIGAPLIGGTVNGSGSILMRVERVGEDTVLAQIVRLVREAQRTRAPIQRLADQVAGVFVVGVLAIAGVTFAAWLWFGPEPRVAYAMVNAVAVLIIACPCALGLATPMSIMVATGRGAQAGVLVKNAEALEVLERVDLLLADKTGTLTLGKPEVQEVHCFDHLSADELLALVASLEQASEHPVAKAIVEAARQRGVSLTTPAEVEVEPGGGVSGVVSGKRVVAGSPAFAQHKGSEIASAGEVVSRLQENGATVVLVIVDRVPAGVIGLLDPVRESAQETVRELSAEGIQVVMLTGDHRRAAELVAQRLGIREFIAEVSPVEKAGWVDEYRRRGHIVAMIGDGVNDAPALARAHVSFAVASGTDIAMASASVTLLHGDLRGVLRARRLSRATMRNVRENLFLAFFYNALAIPIAAGALYPVWGLLLNPMIAAAAMSFSSVSVIGNALRLYRVRL, from the coding sequence TTCCTGTTTGCGACCGATCCGGTGTGCGGGATGCGGGTGACTCGTGGCAACGCTCCTGGAGGGAGCGTGAAGCACGAGGGACAAGAATTTTGGTTCTGTAGCAGGCACTGCCGAGACCGGTTCCTTGCGAAAGCGCCCGTGTCCGAGTCGCCGGCAACGACCGAGGAATACACCTGCCCCATGCACCCCGAGGTCCGGCAGATCGGTCCGGGGAGCTGCCCGGTATGCGGCATGGCGCTCGAACCGGTATCCGGCGCTTGGGAAGAGGGTGGCGGAGAGTTGCGAGATTTACAGAAGCGACTGGCCGTGGGTACGGTGCTCACCATTCCGGTTCTGGCCTTGGCAATGGGTTCCATGCTGTTGCCTTTCCAACTTTCGTGGCCACCGGGTGCGCAACACTGGCTGGAATTGGTCCTCGCCACGCCCGTGGTTTGGTACTCGGGGTGGCCGTTTTTCGAACGTGCGTGGCGTTCTGTACTGGCACGCTCCCCGAACATGTTCACGCTCATTGGCCTCGGGGTGTTCACGGCATGGGCGTACAGCGTTGTGGCCACGTGGTGGCCCGGAATTTTGCCAGCAGGAGTCGGGCATGGTGCCGAGGTGCCCGTGTATTTCGAGGCGGCCGCCGGGATCGTGGTCTTGGTGCTGGTTGGGCAAGTGTTGGAACTGCGCGCCCGCAAACGCACGGGCGCCGCACTGCGAGGCCTTTTGTCTTTAATCCCCGCGGTCGCGGTGCGGGTCGAGGCGGATGGGCGCGAGCACGAGATCCCGGTGAGCGAGGTTCGCCGCGGCGATGTGTTGCGCATCCGGCCCGGTGCCAAAATCCCGCTCGATGGGGTGGTGATCGAGGGTGCAACGGTTGTAGACGAATCCATGTTGACGGGCGAATCGGTTCCCGTACCGAAACAAATTGGGGCACCGCTGATCGGCGGCACCGTAAACGGCAGCGGAAGTATTTTGATGCGGGTGGAGCGGGTGGGTGAGGACACGGTCCTCGCGCAGATTGTTCGGCTCGTGCGAGAGGCACAGCGCACGCGTGCTCCAATTCAACGTCTTGCCGATCAAGTTGCAGGGGTCTTCGTGGTCGGAGTGCTTGCCATTGCGGGGGTGACGTTTGCCGCGTGGCTGTGGTTCGGGCCCGAGCCGCGTGTGGCCTACGCCATGGTGAACGCCGTTGCCGTGCTCATCATCGCGTGCCCTTGTGCGTTGGGCCTGGCCACCCCGATGTCGATCATGGTGGCTACGGGACGCGGTGCCCAGGCGGGCGTGTTGGTGAAAAATGCCGAGGCCCTGGAAGTGTTGGAGCGAGTCGATCTTCTGCTGGCAGACAAGACTGGCACGCTGACGTTGGGGAAACCGGAGGTACAGGAAGTCCACTGCTTCGACCACCTTTCCGCCGACGAGTTGCTTGCTCTTGTGGCCAGCTTGGAACAGGCGAGCGAACATCCCGTAGCCAAGGCCATCGTGGAAGCGGCGCGGCAGCGCGGGGTGTCACTGACGACACCGGCCGAAGTCGAGGTCGAGCCCGGAGGAGGTGTCAGTGGAGTTGTATCCGGAAAGCGGGTGGTGGCGGGTTCTCCGGCGTTTGCCCAGCATAAGGGAAGTGAAATCGCGTCGGCAGGGGAGGTTGTCAGCCGGTTGCAAGAGAACGGGGCCACAGTGGTGCTGGTCATTGTAGACCGTGTGCCCGCGGGAGTGATCGGTTTGCTGGACCCAGTGCGGGAATCGGCGCAGGAAACCGTGCGGGAGCTCAGCGCGGAAGGAATACAGGTCGTGATGTTGACGGGGGATCACCGCCGCGCGGCCGAGCTCGTGGCCCAGCGGCTGGGGATTCGCGAGTTTATCGCGGAGGTGTCCCCTGTGGAAAAAGCCGGGTGGGTAGACGAGTATCGCCGCCGCGGACATATCGTGGCCATGATCGGGGACGGCGTCAACGACGCTCCGGCTCTGGCCCGGGCTCATGTGAGCTTTGCCGTGGCCAGCGGGACCGACATTGCGATGGCCAGCGCGAGCGTCACGCTGTTGCATGGTGACCTGCGAGGGGTGTTGCGGGCGCGGCGGTTGAGCCGAGCCACCATGCGCAACGTTCGGGAAAACCTGTTTCTCGCGTTTTTTTACAATGCCTTGGCAATCCCGATTGCGGCGGGCGCTTTGTACCCGGTGTGGGGCCTTTTGCTGAACCCGATGATCGCGGCGGCGGCGATGAGCTTCAGCTCCGTGTCTGTCATTGGCAACGCCCTGCGGCTTTACCGGGTGCGTCTATGA